TAGGACATTTACAGTTAGTATGTTTACAGGGCAGTTTACATTTAGGATGTTTACAGGGCAGTTTACATTTAGGACATTTGCAGTTAGGATGTTTACAGGGCAGTTTACATTTAGGACATTTACAGTTAGGATGTTTACAGGGCAGTTTACATTTAGGACATTTACAGTTAGGATGTTTACAGGGCAGTTTACATTTAGGACATTTGCAGCTAGGATGTTTACAGGGCAGTTTACGTTTAGGACATTTACAGTTAGGATGTTTACAGGGCAGTTTATGTTTAGGACATTTACAGTTAGGATGTTTACAGTTAGGATGTTTACAGGGCAGTTTACATTTAGGACATTTAAAGTTAGGATGTTTACAGGGCAGTTTACATTTAGGACATTTACAGCTAGGATGTTTACAGGGCAGTTTACGTTTAGGACATTTACAGTTAGGATGTTTACAGGGCAGTTTACATTTAGGACATTTACAGTTAGGATGTTTACAGGGCAGTTTACATTTAGGACATTTACAGTTAGGATGTTTACAGGGCAGTTTACATTTAGGACATTTACACATATGAAGTTTACATTTAGGACATTTACAGTTATGAAGTTTACGTTTAGGACATTTACAGGGCAGTTTACGTTTAGGACATTTACAGTTAGTATGTTTACAGGGCAGTTTACAGTTAGGATGTTTACATGGCAGTTTACATTTAGGACATTTACAGTTAGTATGTTTACAGGGCAGTTTACATTTAGGACATTTACAGTTAGGATGTTTACAGGGCAGTTTACATTTAGGACATTTAAAGTTAGGATGTTTACAGTTAGGATGTTTACAGGGCAGTTTACATTTAGGACATTTACAGTTAGGATGTTTACAGGGCAGTTTACATTTAGGACATTTACAGTTAGGATGTTTACAGGGCAGTTTACATTTAGGACATTTACAGTTAGGATGTTTACAGGGCAGTTTACATTTAGGACATTTACAGTTATGAAGTTTACATTTAGGACATTTACAGTTATGAAGTTTACGTTTAGGACATTTACAGGGCAGTTTACGTTTAGGACATTTACAGTTAGTATGTTTACAGGGCAGTTTACATTTAGGACATTTACAGTTATGAAGTTTACATTTAGGACACTTACAGTTATGAAGTTTACGTTTATGACATTTACAGTTAGGATGTTTACAGGGCAGTTTACGTTTAGGACATTTACAGTTAGTATGTTTACAGGGCAGTTTACATTTAGGACATTTACAGTTAGGATGTTTACAGGGCAGTTTACATTTAGGACATTTACAGTTAGTATGTTTACAGGGCAGTTTACATTTAGGACATTTACAGTTAGGATGTTTACAGGGCAGTTTACATTTAGGACATTTACAGTTAGTATGTTTACAGGGCAGTTTACATTTAGGACATTTACAGTTAGGAAGTTTACAGGGCAGTTTACATTTAGGACATTTACAGTTAGTATGTTTACAGGGCAGTTTACATTTAGGACATTTACAGTTATGAAGTTTACAGGGCATTTTACGTTTAGGAAATTTACAGTTAGGATGTTTACAGGGCAGTTTACATTTAGGAAATTTACAGTTAGGAAGTTTACAGGGCAGTTTACGTTTAGGACATTTACAGTTAGGATGTTTACAGTTAGGATGTTTACAGGGCAGTTAACATTTAGGACATTTACAGTTAGTATGTTTACAGGGCAGTTTACGTTTAGGACATTTACAGTTAGGATGTTTACAGGGCAGTTTACATTTAGGACATTTACTGTTAGGAGGGTTTACAGGGCAGTTTACGTTTAAGACATTTATAGTTAGGATGTTTACAGGGCAGTTTACGTTTAGGACATTTACAGTTAGTATGTTTACAGGGCAGTTAACATTTAGGACATTTACAGTTAGTATGTTTACAGGGCAGTTTACATTTAGGACATTTACAGTTAGTATGTTTACAGGGCAGTTTACGTTTAGGACATTTACAGTTAGGATGTTTACAGGGCAGTTAACATTTAGGACATTTACAGTTAGTATGTTTACAGGGCAGTTTACATTTAGGACATTTACAGTTAGTATGTTTACAGGGCAGTTTACGTTTAGGACATTTACAGCTAGGATGTTTACAGGGCAGTTTACATTTAGGACATTTACAGTTAGGATGTTTACAGGGCAGTTAACATTTAGGACATTTACAGTTAGTATGTTTACAGGGCAGTTTACATTTAGGACATTTACAGTTAGTATATTTACAGGGCAGTTTACATTTAGGACATTTACAGCTAGGATGTTTACAGGGCAGTTTACATTTAGGACATTTACAGCTAGGATGTTTACAGGGCAGTTTACATTTAGGACATTTACAGTTAGGATGTTTACAGGGCAGTTAACATTTAGGACATTTACAGTTAGGATGTTTACAGATCCGTTTACAGTCGGGACATTCGTTGTATTTCAGCCCAGAGGGGAAAGCCTTCCGTTCCAAGGTGGAGCTGATTGCCTTCTTCCAGAAGGTAGGAGACACCGCCACCGACCCCAACGACTTCGACTTCACCGTGACAGGGCGTGGCAGTCCCTCCCGCCGCGAGAAGAGACCCCCAAAGAAACCCAAGGTGATGAAACCGTCAGGGAGGGGCCGGGGTCGGCCGAAGGGGAGTGGGAAGTTACGGCCGGCCATGGAGGGCGTGGCAATGAAGCGTGTGGTGGAGAAGAGTCCTGGGAGGCTCTTGGTCAAAATGCCTTTCAGCGCATCCAAGGCATCTGAAGTGGCGGGGCAGCCGCCATCGCAGGTCGTAGTCGCCAAGATGCGCCCGGCGCGGAAAAGGAAGTCGGACACACAACCGCAGACTGCTCCGAAAAAGCGGGGGCGTAAGCCAGGGTTGGTGTCAGCGGCAGTTGGGGCGGCGGGTTCCAGTACTTCCTCCTACGCAGCGGCTGCTATCCTCGCCGCAGAAGCCAAAAGGAAAGCTCAGAAGGAGTCTTCCACTAAGCCGGTGCAGCAGACCGCTCTGCCCATCAAGAAACGCAAGACCAGAGAAACTGTTGAGGAGTTGAGAGACATTCCAGCTATAGCCAGGGCAGGGATAGGGACAGGGAGTgctgtggtggtggcagcagcagagAGGACAGACCAGGGACAGAAGGATCAGGGACAGAAGCTGCCAAAGAGTCCAGGGAGGAAGCACAAGGACAGTCCCGTGACTGCCGGGTTGACCGCAGAGGACAGTGGTGGGTCCAGCGTTTGGTCCAGTAGTGGGGCCAGTGGAGGAGGCAGCAGCAGTAGCGTCACTACCCCAAAGAGTCACAGCCACAAGAGAAAAGAACGTACGCCGCACAAACAccttcatcaccaccaccaccaccaccgtcgCCACAGTCACTCCTCTGTAGTGGAGGATCCTCCTCCCCCACCCGCCCAGCggcccccccaccaccaccgtcGCCACAGTCACTCCTCTGTAGTGGAGGATCCTCCTCCCCCACCCTTCCTGCGGCCCCCTCACCATCACTTCCCCGGCTTGACTATGAGCCTGGTCTCCCATACAGCCAGGGCCTCGGTGGGGCCAGGGGCCCTCCTGCAGAATAAGCCCCAGGACCTGAGCACCTTCAGGGGCCCCTGCCGGGCCAGCACCACCACggccagaggaaagagagaggaggtcagGGAGGTCAGACAGGACAGGTGTCCAAAGCCTCCGGCAGCTGCAGTGGTGGGAATGGGTGACACCAGGGCCAACAAGCATCAAGTGGACGTGGCAGCAGGGACGGTGGAAGGGAGGGATTTGAGAGACATTGTATCCTGCTTAGTCGTCCCCAGACCTAGCAGGGAGGAGACGGTCTCAGTCGTACCCAGACCTAGCAGGGAGGAGACGGTCTCAGTCGTACCCAGACCTAGCAGGGAGGAGACGGTCTCAGTCGTACCCAGACCTAGCAGGGAGGAGACGGTCTCAGTCATACCCAGACCTAGCCGGGAGGAGACGGTCTCAGTCGTACCCAGACCTAGCCGGGAGGAGACGGTCTCAGTCGTACCCAGACCTAGCAGGGAGGAGACGGTCTCAGTCGTACCCAGACCTAGCAGGGAGGAGACTGTCTCAGTCGTACCCAGACCTAGCAGGGAGGAGACGGTCTCAGTCGTACCCAGACCTAGCAGGGAGGAGACGGTCTCAGTCGTACCCAGACCTAGCAGGGAGGAGACGGTCTCAGTCGTACCCAGACCTAGCCGGGAGGAGACGGTCTCAGCCGTACCCAGACCTAGCCGGGAGGAGACTGTCTCAGTCGTACCCAGACCTAGCAGGGAGGAGACGGTCTCAGTCGTACCCAGACCTAGCCGGGAGGAGACGGTCGAGTCTCGGACGCCGATCACTGAAAGGGTTAGTTGACTGCATTGCAGGACCCATGTCtgtaaggagagaggagacgtTTAGCAGTGGATTTTataagaaaacaaacaaacagacaatgtGTACATAAAAACAAAAGGCAGCTGTTGGTTGATGTTGTTTCTGTGGGATGGGCTGTTTATTGACAAACAAATAACGCAGCTTAATGAACAACCCACAACAGATTGCTTCCTGATacatttttactttttttttgtttttgtttttgttgtcattGTTTTGTTCTTTGTTTCTGCTTTAAACCTGTTAGTCATCCACTGCGACCCATGATCCTTTGCTCAAAGCTTACAGGACGTGGAGGACCTACACTTCCTGTATACATCATCAGCCGGAAACTATGGAATCCATGGTTTAAGATATCATTGTGAAAATGGGACTGAAACAGGGTTGGATTTGCCTAAAGCCAAGGCACATGTCCTGTCTGGCCCTTTATAAGTGACTTGTCAATGTTGTTGGTCTGTGCTCCGTGGATAGAGGCCTCGCAATATACATATGTCATGCACGCTTCAACTGCTTCTGTTGTAGCATCCTCTTACTACCGCAGTACGCTCAGGatgagtccaaaatggcacccgattccccaTTTTAATGCACAActtatagggtcctggtcaaacagtgtgcactgtgtagggaatcgggtgccattttggatgaagCCTCGGTTTTCAGTCCACTCTCTACAGTCCAGGCCTATTCATTTAGGTGACATATGTTTTCCTCAACCTATATTATGtcaatgcgtcccaaatggtaccctattccctatgtagtgcactactttagaccaggacccctaaaagtagtgcactactttagaccaggacccctaagagtagtgcactactttagaccaggaccactaaaagtagtgcactactttagaccaggaccactaaaagtagtgcactactttagaccaggacccctaaaagtagtgcactacatagagaagaGGGTATCAATTGGAAGTCACCCTGAAGCTTTGAAACTAAAACACTGTTGATGCTGACAGATAACTTCCTATCTGATGGTTGAGGTGATGAAACCACAGGGTTTTAGAGGCCTAGATACACCAATGACGTGTGCTTTGAAAAACATTTGGCTACTGAAAAACAGGTTTCATTTGATTTCAATGTGTTACAATTACAATCCTACTGATGCCTTTTCTCGTCGTTTACTTGTGTAATGGAGGATTACTGTAGTCCCACAAATAAACAGAAGCAAATAATCATTAACACATGGActtaaaacaaaataaatgtaatgcAAATAAGACAGTACATGAACATTTGACCCAGTTTCTCCTAAATTGAAGTGTTTCCCAACAGTCAGACAGGAAGCTAAAAGCACAACCCAGGCCTTATTATAGCCAATGCTCCATGGATTCGGCACATTTTGTGTTGTTGTCAAAGTCTAAAAACTTTTCTAATAGTCAAATGACATCACAAAGACCGTTATCAATAACCAAACCCACTGGAGGAAGTTATGTtgttgtctgttgtgtgtgtgtgtgtgtgtggggggggggggggtcaataatTAAAAGGTAGACAGCATCGTGGGCCAATTTCCACtacaactaagagcgttgaagcgCGAGACTCAACTTCTCCACTGTTTTGGTCCCGTGAAAAATCGAAACCAGTACACTTGTGCAGATACTGTGTGAGAGCAATACTTGCTCATCTCAATATCTCCGCTACTGTTCGTGGCAACGTCATTTAGTCAAGTCTACTTTATTCTTTATGTATTCAGTTcagttctaaaatgtatttcaaatagaGTATTGATTATTAAATATTCCAGTTTTGACGCAGCCACTGGATGCCAACACAATACTCCTTTGTGCATGCGACTGCATTATCTTCTGTGCATGCGACTGCATTATCTTCTGTGCTCGTGGCTTCATGATATTTGCTTCTGTTAGACGAGTTGCTTTCCTTTCGTTTAAAATCGCAGGTAGGAAGTCAAGAGATGTGACACAAAACAAAACATAACGCATGCTAGTGATTTTAGGCGGATTTAGGAAGCTAGAACCTACTCCATGGTCACTATAGAGGGTTTTTAGGAAGCTAGAACCTACTCCATGGTCACTATAGAGGGTTTTTAGGAAGCTAGAACCTACTCCATGGTCACTATAGAGGGTTTTAGGACGCTAGAACCTACTCCATGGTCACTATAGAGGGTGTAGGAAGCTAGAACCTACTCCATGGTCACTATAGAGGGTTTTTAGGAAGCTAGAACCTACTCCATGGTCACTATAGAGGGTTTTAGGAAGCTAGAACCTACTCCATGGTCACTATAGAGGGTTTTAGGACGCTAGAACCTACTCCATGGTCACTATAGAGGGTGTAGGAAGCTAGAACCTACTCCATGGTCACTATAGAGGGTTTTTAGGAAGCTAGAACCTACTCCATGGTCACTATAGAGGGTTTTAGGAAGCTAGAACCTACTCCATGGTCACTATAGAGGGTTTTAGGAAGCTAGAACCTACTCCATGTCCCTGGTCACTATAGAGTGTTTTAGGAAACTAGAACCTACCAGCGTTTTTAGATAAGAAATCATGCGAACAGTGACATCATAGTCAGTCAGATTTAAAACTTATGGTTGGAATTAAATCAAATCTGCAGTGAGCAGAAATCGGCATTCCTGCGCAGACAATTAGTCTACAATTTGTGTGATGATCACAAGCAAAATTTAAATCCGTTTTGTTTCACCCCATTAACAATGTCTCGCTAAATACATTAGTTAAATACATTAGTCAATTACACCAGTTAATTACATTAGCGAATTACATTAGTTAATTACATTAGTTAATTACATTAGTTAATTACATTAGCGAATTACATTAGCGAATTACATTAGTTAATTACATTAGTTAATTACATTAGTTAATTACATTAGCGAATTACATTAGTTAAATACATTAGTGAATTACATTAGTGAATTACATTAGTTAATTACATTAGTTAATTACATTAGTGAATTACATTAGTTAATTACATTAGTTAATTACATTAGTTAATTGCATTAGTTAATTACATTAGTGAATTACATTAGTTAATTACATTAGTTAGTTACattccttttttttcttcttctggctCAACAACaaatgttttcatgaattttacCCAACACTCAATCCCTCACTCACACAGAAGCAATTCCATAAGTGTACCGTAATAGGGCCCTGACTAGTGTACCGTAATAGGGCCCTGACTAGTGTACCGTAATAGGGCCCTGACTAGAGACACAGTGTTTCTAATCTGTGCACAGTCTTGAATATGAAAAACGTATTCTTGCACGTCAAAAGTCCAGAGATCTATTTGTTATTGACTTCTTACATTGTAACATATTATGATAGTATAGATTTATTAATACGTTAAAGCAACGATATGTTAAATGTGTAATTCTCTGTGATGGACATCGTGACGACAGTATGGATGTTGTGTAGAGTGGACCTGTTACAGTAGTATTCAGTTTTGGCACAACACCAGACGtcacaaaacatatatttttttttatttttttatctgcaCAATAATTTTTTCCTGCCTTCCTGTAGATCAGATGTAAGAACTGTGAAAGTTCAGACCACCCCTGTCTCTACCTGGGGAGAATATGTCCTATATCTACTAGAGATACAGACCCCTGTCTCTACCTGGGGAGAATATGTCCTATATCTACTAGAGATACAGACCCCTGTCTCTACCTGGGGAGAATATGTCCTATATCTACTAGAGATACAGACCCCTGTCTCTTCCTGGGGAGAATATGTCCTATATCTACTAGAGATACAGACCCCTGTCTCTTCCTGGGGAGAATATGTCCTATATCTACTAGAGATACAGACCCCTGTCTCTTCCTGGGGAGAATATGTCCTATATCTACTAGAGATACAGACCCCTGTCTCTTCCTGGGGAGAATATGTCCTATATCTACTAGAGATACAGACCCCTGTCTCTACCTGGGGAGAATATGTCCTATATCTACTAGAGATACAGACCCCTGTCTCTACCTGGGGAGAATATGTCCTATATCTACTAGAGATACAGACCCCTGTCTCTACCTGGGGAGAATATGTCCTATATCTACTAGAGATACAGACCCCTGTCTCTACCTGGGGAGAATATGTCCTATATCTACTAGAGATACAGACCCCTGTCTCTACCTGGGGAGAATATGTCCTATATCTACTAGAGATACAGACCCCTGTCTCTTCCTGGGGAGAATATGTCCTATATCTACTAGAGATACAGACCCCTGTTTCTACCTGGGGAGAATATGTCCTATATCTACTAGAGATACAGACCCCTGTCTCTACCTGGGGAGAATATGTCCTATATCTACTAGAGATACAGACCCCTGTCTCTACCTGGGGAGAATATGTCCTATATCTACTAGAGATACAGACCCCTGTCTCTACCTGGGGAGAATATGTCCTATATCTACTAGAGATACAGACCCCTGTCTCTTCCTGGGGAGAATATGTCCTATATCTACTAGAGATACAGACCCCTGTCTCTTCCTGGGGAGAATATGTCCTATATCTACTAGAGATACAGACCCCTGTCTCTTCCTGGGGAGAATATGTCCTATATCTACTAGAGATACAGACCCCTGTCTCTACCTGGGGAGAATATGTCCTATATCTACTAGAGATACAGACCCCTGTCTCTACCTGGGGAGAATATGTCCTATATCTACTAGAGATACAGACCCCTGTCTCTTCCTGGGGAGAATATGTCCTATATCTACTAGAGATACAGACCCCTGTCTCTACCTGGGGAGAATATGTCCTATATCTACTAGAGATACAGACCCCTGTCTCTTCCTGGGGAGAATATGTCCTATATCTACTAGAGATACAGACCCCTGTCTCTACCTGGGGAGAATATGTCCTATATCTACTAGAGATACAGACCCCTGTCTCTACCTGGGGAGAATATGTCCTATATCTACTAGAGATACAGACCCCTGTCTCTACCTGGGGAGAATATGTCCTATATCTACTAGAGATACAGACCCCTGTCTCTACCTGGGGAGAATATGTCCTATATCTACTAGAGATACAGACCCCTGTCTCTTCCTGGGGAGAATATGTCCTATATCTACTAGAGATACAGACCCCTGTCTCTACCTGGGGAGAATATGTCCTATATCTACTAGAGATACAGACCCCTGTCTCTACCTGGGGAGAATATGTCCTATATCTACTAGAGATACAGACCCCTGTCTCTTCCTGGGGAGAATATGTCCTATATCTACTAGAGATACAGACCCCTGTCTCTTCCTGGGGAGAATATGTCCTATATCTACTAGAGATACA
This genomic stretch from Oncorhynchus kisutch isolate 150728-3 linkage group LG24, Okis_V2, whole genome shotgun sequence harbors:
- the LOC109869103 gene encoding methyl-CpG-binding protein 2, with the translated sequence MAAVESGDERLSEEKSEDANQNQSSNDKDPKTHSKPKKVRWERRDMEKERLESSSTTTMSSPPHPPVQQPSAQLAEAGPSVPMVTAVGEASGLSESPASPKQRRSIIRDQGPLYDDPSLPQGWTRKLKQRKSGRSAGKFDVYLMNPEGKAFRSKVELIAFFQKVGDTATDPNDFDFTVTGRGSPSRREKRPPKKPKVMKPSGRGRGRPKGSGKLRPAMEGVAMKRVVEKSPGRLLVKMPFSASKASEVAGQPPSQVVVAKMRPARKRKSDTQPQTAPKKRGRKPGLVSAAVGAAGSSTSSYAAAAILAAEAKRKAQKESSTKPVQQTALPIKKRKTRETVEELRDIPAIARAGIGTGSAVVVAAAERTDQGQKDQGQKLPKSPGRKHKDSPVTAGLTAEDSGGSSVWSSSGASGGGSSSSVTTPKSHSHKRKERTPHKHLHHHHHHHRRHSHSSVVEDPPPPPAQRPPHHHRRHSHSSVVEDPPPPPFLRPPHHHFPGLTMSLVSHTARASVGPGALLQNKPQDLSTFRGPCRASTTTARGKREEVREVRQDRCPKPPAAAVVGMGDTRANKHQVDVAAGTVEGRDLRDIVSCLVVPRPSREETVSVVPRPSREETVSVVPRPSREETVSVVPRPSREETVSVIPRPSREETVSVVPRPSREETVSVVPRPSREETVSVVPRPSREETVSVVPRPSREETVSVVPRPSREETVSVVPRPSREETVSVVPRPSREETVSAVPRPSREETVSVVPRPSREETVSVVPRPSREETVESRTPITERVS